The Sporosarcina ureae genome includes a region encoding these proteins:
- a CDS encoding hotdog fold thioesterase: protein MKELNLLDSIDLEQTLIGALGITFKELDPDKVVCEMPVGPKTVQPMGLLHGGASVALAETAASIAAALNLNPETHYPVGLEINANHIRGKKDGVVTATAIPFHRGRTSMVWDIQITDEADKLISVSRCTIAVVEKR, encoded by the coding sequence ATGAAAGAACTAAATTTATTGGACAGTATTGACTTAGAGCAAACACTAATTGGTGCCTTGGGCATTACCTTTAAAGAACTGGATCCTGACAAAGTCGTATGTGAAATGCCAGTCGGGCCGAAAACTGTTCAACCTATGGGATTGCTGCATGGCGGGGCTTCCGTAGCGCTTGCTGAAACAGCTGCCAGCATTGCGGCGGCTCTAAACCTCAATCCCGAGACACATTATCCAGTGGGACTAGAAATCAATGCGAATCATATACGAGGTAAAAAAGATGGCGTCGTTACTGCTACCGCTATCCCTTTCCATAGAGGACGTACATCGATGGTGTGGGACATTCAAATCACCGATGAAGCTGACAAATTAATCAGTGTGTCTCGATGCACGATTGCTGTTGTGGAGAAAAGATAA